The following nucleotide sequence is from Paracrocinitomix mangrovi.
TTGGCACTGAAATCATTCAAGTGGATTAAGTATAACCATGAACAAAGCAAAAGTAGTATCCGTTAACAAAAGTGAAACACACAATTTCAGCAAAGAGGTTTGTTCAAAAATCACTCTTATAAAAGGATTAGGCGTTGAGGGTGACGCACACATGGGCAGCACAGTCAAACACCGATCAAGAGTGAAGCAAGATCCTAATCAACCCAATTTAAGACAAGTTCATCTGATACATGCTGAGTTGTTTGATGAGTTAAAAAGCAAAGGTTTTAACATCAGCGCAGGAGACATTGGCGAAAACATTACAACACATGGAATTGACCTCTTGAATTTACCAAAGGATACTCTTTTAACTATTGGTAAATCAGCCAGAATACAAATCACCGGCCTTCGCAACCCATGTCATCAACTTGACCTAAAACAAAACGGATTAATGAAAGCAGTTTTAGATACTGATGAAAAGGGCAATCTCATTAGAAAAGCCGGTATTATGGGAATTGTGGTAGAAGGCGGAGAAATACAAGCTGGTGATGAAATAACTATTGAATTACCTGAAAAACCATTTGTCAAATTAGAGCGGGTTTAACAGATTTGAAAAGGGAACTGCATTAAAGTTCATTTTTTATTAGCTTAGACAAAACCCAAAACAGATGAAGTATTTTATTATCATTATTGGCCTACTTTTTATCTCAAGTTGTGCTGACAACAATCCATACAACTGTGAAATGGATGAGCAAGTTTTACACTTCAACGACAGCATACTTGAAATTCCGGATATAATTGATCATTACGTTGATGTTATGATAGATTATAACGAAGCTGATTTACGCAATTCTGCAACAAAATCGTTTAGACTCACCATTCATTATTCATTTGAGAGAAAAACATGGATATATACCTTAGTGCAAACGGATAAGGGTGCAAATCTCACTGTCAAAAAATACTATACTGATGATTACAAAGAATCTAAGGGCATCAATGATACCATAGTCACTAGAGATTTAGGAACGGACAAATGGTTAGAAATTGAAAAAGCTTTTGATGCCAATTGTTTTTGGACATTAAAAACTACAGAAGCTGAAAGGGGTTTGGATGGAAGAACCTGCATTTTGGAAGCATTTGATCCTGATGCTACAAATCCTGTATACAGAGAATACTTCATTGCCAGTAGATGGTCACCTGAAAGAGGTACGCAATTCTACAATATATGCCACGCCATTGAAGAATTGGAATCAAATGAATGAAACTATTAGAAAAATAGGATTAGCGTTTACCGTATCAACACTTGGATATATTTTATGGTGTATGATCATGATCATTGAATCTGTGATGTACAGAGGCACTCCTCCATTTTACGTATTCATTTTATTTGCAATCTACATCATTCCTATTTGCACTTTTACTTTACTGATAATTGGAAATTCTGCTCTTAAAAATGTGGGTAAAAATCATCCATGCATCATAAAAGCAATTCTGATTATTTCAATAAGTTCAATGCCAATTACAATCATCTTATCCTTGATGGATGCACATCCGGATATATTGTTTTTACTACCAACAATAGGAGTTATTGCAACATCCATTTTAACTCATCAGTTGTTTTTATTTAAGTTGGAAGAACCCAAATAATTACTAGCTTAGAACAAATCAATCCTATGAAAACACTCTTTTACACATTACTCTTTGTCCTTTCAACCTCCTCTTTTGCGCAAACCACTTACAAGGAAATTGATGCTGATTTTACGGGCCTTTATGATTTAAACAAAAACGTCATCACTAAAAAGTTGGCCAAAGAAACCTGGATAGCCCTGGGTAAACCAAGCAAAAAAGGCATGGAATTTATTGCCAACAAATCCGGTGGTTATATATTGGTAGGTTTGGCTAAAAAAGGGAGCAATCGTGATGTGGCATCTGCCATTTATAAAGGCAGTAAAATTGTTCAGTTAGATTGGTCCACACCTTTATTAAAGGAAGAAACCATCAAAAAATGCAGAAATGTTGCCCTGGAAAATGGTTTAGATAAAAATGATGCAGAGTACAGCCTTTTTAAGTTTGATCAAAATGGAGTAATCTGGTATTCATTAGGTGGCATGTTTACGGATGGTGGTTACTACTTTTTAACCATTGACAAGGACTTTAAAATGATTGAAAAAGAAGCATTTTATCAAGAGTAAATGATTAACCCAAAACAATGAAATCAAAACTATTACTACTTACCATCCTAATATCCTTTGGTGCGCAAAGTCAAGACACAATTTCTTTTCAAAGTTATGCTAGTGTACATTTTGGTTTGGCATTCGCTAACGATTTTACGGATATGAATGCCGTTTTGGAAAATAATAACGTAGCTCCAATAATAAATGGTGGCTCGAATTTGGGAATTGAATATGCAACACAAATCAAACGTTCAAACATAAGTATTTGCTTAAATACGGTAACCTTAAGAAACACCGCCTCACTACCACAAACGGTATTTTCAATATCACATACGGCAATTTCTTTAAACTATGGATTTGATCTGATAGGAAAGAAAAAAAATGTTCGTCTTGAACCCTACCTAGGACTGGGAATATCAAGTGTAAGTATGGGCGTACGGAGTCATGATTCAACGGTCACTCTGAGTCAGGTAGCACAAGGAGCACAAGATTATTATGGAGACAATGCAAGCTTAGGTTTCATCTCTGAATATGGATTGAGATTTGACTTTTATCCAAAAAAAATGAAATACAAATTTGGGTTTTATGCCTTTACTAATTACCAACTACATCATAACAAGCACGAATGGAATACTGAAGGCTTGCTTCTCAATAAAATATCAAAATTAAATACCGGAATAGGGCTAAGAGCAAATATCACTTCCATAGTTAGACGTAGAAAGATTGAAGTTCATTGACACCCCTAAAAAGTCAAACAAAGCATTGAAATAAAAAGCGAATCTTCATCACAGGCAATCATGTCTGTTCCCTGAATACAAATTGGTTTTGAATTAATTGATCTGCTTACACCCTGCTCATCTAACAAACTCACTTGTGCATTGATGATGGTATTAGCCGCTATGGTACTTTGAAAATTCGGATTTGGTTTTAAGGTAAAATCATAATGAAATTTTTCCTGAATACTGTCCACATGATTGGGCCAAACTGTTTTGCTCCAACTGTTACTATTTACATACTCACTTGCTAAATATCCATCTGCATCACGGTAGGTTACAATCAAAGCTGAATCGGGTGGAGTTTCACTTAAATCAAAAGCATAGGTGTAGCCACAAGTAGTAAAATTATCCGCCCTTGAGTACATAAAATTGCTTCCATTTCTGGTCAAAGACAATGAATCAGCCGTAAAGTAATTGATGTAATAATCTGAGACACCTCCTCCTGGCGCTCCTGTTACGCGGATATAATCTTCGTACAGCACCCAACCATGATAATCAATTGAGCTATTACAGTTGTACAAAATCCCTTGTAATTTATATGCGTCACTGGAAAATTTTGACTCTTCTTCTAAAAAAGTGCAGGTACAATATTCAGGATCATTGTAAAAATTACCATTGTAGTGTTTGATATTTGAGGAGTCAACTTCCACACGTTCCAGGAACCATTTGCCCAGTAAATCTGAATAATCCACACCCGGTGACATCTCATCTTTTCGGCAACTGAACAGTGCCAAAGACAAAACTGCTAACTGTAATACCTTTTTCATCCCACTTAAAAGTAAGACATTCAGAAAGATAAATAAATGACGTTTGTCAATATGTGTGCTAAGTATTATTTTTAGCAAAACCCAAAACAATGAAACAGCTAGTCACAGATTTACTGCGCAATCATCCAAACTTTCTAGACAAAAATTCGGAAGTCAATGACGCACAATTTGAGGATAGCGAATGTCGGCTTACCATTCGATCTAAAAAGATCAGTAAAAGAAAAATCGAACTAAATATTGAATTTCAATTTAAGGGTAGATATTATGACTATCCTTACTACAAGCTTAAAAAAGGAATAATGATTTTGCCAGTTCGTGGAGCTATCATATTTCATAATATTTTATCATCCAGAGGTAAACAAAGTAAAGTGTCTGACAAGATGCTTCAATATGATGAGATTGAATATCTTTTAAATTTTAGAGGATGTGTTTTAAGTTATTCAGATGGTAAATTAAGTTATTCCGCTATTCTCAAAAACAAGCGATTGCCAGAAATACAATATATTTCATCAAGCCTTGCCGGAATTGCAGATAAAATTTCAAGGGCGATAAGGACCGTATGACCAAACAAATCCTCTATATCAACTTCATGCTCATTTCCATTGTTGCTTGTAATAATGAGCAGGAAAATGACGAACAATATTCAATAGAAGAAAATAATCCTACTGAATTAGGAGAATTAGAGAATTACATTGAACCAATGGTGGATACGCTTGCCCATCCGACGGATACTTTTAGTGGAACCATTCCACCAGCTGTTGATAATTAATTGTATTCATAAGTTTTTGGAATTTTTAGGTGATGTTATACTTTTGCAGCACCTAAAACTTTTACTATGGAAAAGATAGCCTTACTGTTTATCTTATTTTTTTACTGTCAATTAAGTACTGCTCAAGGACCTCCTGATAAATATATTCAATTGAGAGATGAAGCAGCTGCGCTATACAAAAAAGGTGAATATAAGGCTTCAGCTTACAAATACGAAGAAGCTTTTAACAGCTGGGATGGCAGGAGCATAGATAACGACCTCTACAATGCTTCTTGTTCATACGCGCTAGCAGGTATAAAAGACTCAGCATTTAAACACCTTAACCATTTGGCGTCATTTGATTTTATCTACAACTTTGATTGGTGGACAATAGATAAAGATTTAAATAGTTTGCATGATGATCCTCGTTGGGAAGAAGTAATCAACCAGCTAAAAGCCAATTATGAAAAATACAAGGCTGGATTTAATCAGGATTTCGTTGCATTTTTAGACAGCATTTACATTGATGATCAAACCGACCGATTATTGTATAGATCGTATCGAGATAACTTCGGTTTAAAATCACCTCAATTTGATTCACTAAACAAGGTGATTCATTACAAAGACTCAATCAACCTTGTAAAAATTGAAGCATTTTTAGATGAACATGGCTGGCTCAGTCCTGACTCAATTAGTGAGAATGGATCTCAAACTATCTTTTTAGTAATACAACACACAAGTAATATTGAAGTACAAGTAAAACATTTACCAACAGTTCGCAAAGCAGTAGCAGATGGTTATTTGAACGGAAGTAATCTGGCCTTACTTGAAGATAGAGTTGCTTTAAAACTGGGAAAAAAGCAGCTTTACGGAACACAAATAGGTTATTTTGCAGATGAAAAAAGATCATATGTTCTTCCGGTTGAAGACCCAAAAAACATCAATAAACGAAGAGCCGAAGTTGGGTTACCCGCAATTCAAGAGTATGTTTCTATCTGGAACTTTGAATGGGATTTGAAACAATACAAAAAAGACATTAAAAAGCATCAGAAATTAAAAAAAGCTGCAAAGCGCAATGCTAAGTAGATTCCTTTATGGAATTCACATCCCCATAGCATCTATGGAATATGAAAATTCCAGCTATTCTTTTGATGCTATGTCTCTCACAGACAACATTTGCACAGGATACTATTGCAATCCCTACTCAAAAAGACTTTAATGATGTAAGGTGGATGTCCTTTATGGAAATAACTGAAGCGGTAGAGGCTGAGCAAAGAAAAAAAGTAGAAGCTATTTTTAAAAAATACGATTTCAGTGGTCCTGAATATGACTGTAATTATCACTTTACCTTTATGCTGGATTTAGATTCATGCGGCAAGGTTAAAGCATGCAGAGCAGCTATCGACAACAAATGTTATCAGGGTAAATTACTTGATTTGCAAAACGAGTTTTATCAACTGTTTTTAACGGAGACAAAACCTATTGCAAATTACTGCTTGATAAATGGTAAAGATGAATTTTATACCAACGTAATTATCAGTTTTGAAATTTCATGCGATCCTGATGAAGTAATATTCTTTGAAGATGAAACATACATCAGTGCAGGAGCAATTTTCAAATATGATGGAGCAGATGGCCCTATCTACTTTAAAGGCTTTAGCTTTTATTGTGAAGAATAACCTTACTCAGGCGTTTTATACAAATCCTCAATTGGCAATACTTCAGCACCCTCAGGAATAACAATTGTATAACTACTGATATCAGTTTTTTGCTCAGCTACTGTTGCTGTAAAAGTTGTTATCCCTTCAACTGTTTCCACAACCATTTCCAGGGCCATTCCCGGTAACTGACTCGGCAATTCTTTTACTTCTTCAGGATTTTTGATATCCTCTGTATACCAATACACATTCTCAAATCCATCTACTATTTGAATCGCTTTTTTACACTTGTATCCTAAAATTTTCTTTGTTTCGTTTTTGAATTCAAATGGAGCGTCATTCACATTTGTTGAGTCATCTCTTAAAGAATCTAAACTTCCCTGGTAGATCATATCGTTACCAAAAAAGGTCATAACCATTGTTACCTCATTGGCTGCCTTTTTAACTTCAGTAGTCATTTCAAATCCCATCACCAGTTTCACATATCCTCTGTCTGCACTTGAAGCAATCGTCATTGAACTTCCTTCCATTAAAAATTCCATTCCCTGATTCTCTTCAGTTTTAAATTCCGAATCAATATCATACTTTACCAATAAACCTTCTTGCGCTAAAACAACAACAGATGAAGCAACAAAGAATAAAAGAGAAACGAGCTTTTGCATAACGTAAAATTTAGTGCTACAAAGATAGTTCAAAATGAGTCTGTAAGTTACAATTAACTGGTGATTTCGGCAGCCGCAAAGATAGTCCGTTGAAAATCAATTATTTTAATTTCAACATAGCTAAAAGTATAGCTTCTATATTATCCATTTGATATTGTTGTTGAATAGTGCCCATGTGTACGTATTGTAAAACTTGCTCGTCAACATTGTTCTCAATCATTCCCAAAAAGTTGTCTTCAATTGAATTTATTAACTCCTGTCTCTCTGTAGTTAACCAAAATTTTAATTTTTCTTCTTCTTTTGCATGACAGATGAACTGCTTATCAAAAGTATCTACTCCAATTTTAACATCCGTATACCCAACCAATTTGGCCAATTTCATACCCCAGTACTCAGGCATAATCTGAAAATCAAAATCTACAGTACAGGGAGATATTTTTACATAGGTCCAAAACGTTGGTTTGTGTTCTAGCCGAGTAGCAACAGCTTCTATCAGTTCAAAATCATAACCATCAATTTTTCCGGATATGTGTAATCGTCCTTTTTTAAGAACATCATCAACATGAATTTCCAAATCGTATTTATGGGCAAAATCAATTACAGCCTTCTCTCTGGAAGCGCGCAACTTAAAACCCCAAATGATTCCCAATATGATAATCAATATAAAGGCAAACAATACATAAAATCCGGGATGCATCCGTTAAATGTAAACTTATTCCGTCACATTAAACAGCACCTCATAATGTCCAAAAGGCGCATTGTTAAATTGCAATGCAGGTAAATACTGCTTAAATGCAATCTCTAAATATGGCGGATGTAAATAATACTCAGTGTAATTTGAGTACAATTGAATTGTCATGCCGGTAACAAAAGGATTAGCCGTTTCATTCTCCAAATTAACTGTTACTTCTTGCGGATTCCAAAGCCCTCCTTCACCAAATCTATAGTAATAAATTTCACGGAAACCTCCTCCAGGATCTACACATGTTCCGATCATTGTTGCTTTTGTATAATTCCAAATGGTTGCTGAATCATATACCCCATCTGTATTTTTAAAGAAAAATACCTGAATTGAATCTAAATCTTCCATAAAAGTATTGGAAGTATCTAAGACTGGTTCAACCTGATCTTTAAAGAAAATATCTCTTGTAACATGGTCTGATTCTTCACCCAAAACATCCTTGGAATAAACCTCCAAAATAGCCGGACCTATTGATACAGTTGGGGGCAAAGTAATCCAGTGCGTATAATCAAAACTGCTACCGCTCACTTCAATACTGTCTTCAAAATCGTAATTATATGAAGCATTAGGACTTGACAATTTAAAATGAATAGAAGCTAAATCATTGTCATCTGTTGCAATACCTTCAACACTAAAAGCATAATCATTTAATAATTCAGCATTTTCCAGTGGCTTAACAATTGACACAGCCGGTTTGTCATTAGGTTCCTCATTATTACATGATGAAATAGATAATGACGAAGCAAACGCAGCTAAAACTACAGTGAACTTTTTCATAATTGGATTAAATTTTATGAAGCTAAATATACGCAATTGAACCATTGAATGGAAGTAAAGCAATTGACATTCATTGCGCAAATAAATTTTTAGCTTTATCCGTACAACCCAAAACGGATGACACATCAAGAATCCATATCTCTTTATCATTTGGCTTACTCCAATATTTATAAAATTGTGAGTCAACCCAATCAAAATCTACACCGCAGAGACTTTGTTGATTTACACCAAAACTATTATTTCAATAAAGAGCGCATAATAGATTTTTTGTCGGACAATGATTTAATTGAAACAGAAGCAGATCCGGATGTCTTTTATCTCGCTCCCGAAACATATGATTTATTGGAAGAAGGTCAATTAGGAAGTCGATTACGAGCGTTACTTCCGCAAGCTTTGGACGAGCAACATGATGAAGAATTTGAAGTTGTGAATGATGAAGACATAGAATTGACGGAAGAGCAAATATTGGCATTTAAAAAGATGAACCGTAAAAATCAGTTCTTAAAGATTACTTTTTACAGTGCCTTTGGATTGCTTGTGGCCTATTTGCTTTATCAGAGAGAAAGTCGTCCAAAACAAAAAATTGAAATTCACCCAGATGATTTAAAGGATTTACAAGATATAATTGTCATTAAGGATGGGGACACCACTGTATTTCAAACTGAATAAGTCAATTCAGACTTTAAACAATTTTAACATTTTGTCGCGAACTTTTTATGCAATCTTGTGTAATACGGGAAATTCAAACACACAAGAAGATGAAAATGATCAAAATTATCGGCGCATTGGGATTGATATTCTTATTGAACCCCACTTTTGCTCAAGATACAAAACCCGAAAAAGTTTACTCCATTATCAAAGTCAGAAAAAACCATGAATGGTATGTAGCGCAATACGGACTTTGGGAAAAAGAAATAGCTAAAAACAAAAAAAATCCGGATAGCTATTTAAGCATTTATAATGCAGCCCGTATGGCACAAATTACCAGTGAATCTGAAACTGAAAGAGCTGAATGGTTCCAAAAAATGGATGATGTAATGGATCAGATTAACAACATTTCCGGCACTTTCAATTATTTGTATCTAAAAGGAAGACATGGATACAACAAGGCTTTTGAACTTTCAGACATGGCAGAGATGGAAAAAATGAGAAAAGAGGCTGACGACTTCATTTTAAAGGCCTATGCAAAAGACCCAAATAGACCGGAAACTTATGATTTTTTAATGCCTATGTATATCAAACAAGGCAACACGATAAAAGCTACAGAAATTGCGAAACAATGGTTGGCTTCTGGCGATATTACTTACAGCACTTTAGCTTTAAATTACAATATGCTGGTTTCTACAGAATCTGATGCCATCATCTTTACTGCAGGAGATAATGATACTTTTCCGGCTTATGTACTGCAATTAGGAAAGGGGATCCAAAAAGATGTGACCATTATGAATATCTATTTAATGACTAAAAGTGATTCACATAGAAAAGTAGCTTTTGAAAAAGCCGGCATTCCAGCAATGACTGATAGCACAAATATTCAAAGTGCAGTTATTGAACACGTTATTAAACACAAAGGTGAAAAACAAGTTTACTTTTCTAATGGTTTTCCTTTTCAAGACTTTGAGGTATTGAACGAGCACATTTACTCTGTAGGAATAGCCTGGCATTACTTTGAAAATAATTATTTCAACATCAACTACCTGATCAACAATTACGAAAACAACTACATTCTTGATCACATCAAGCACGACAAAATTGTTTACGAATCATACCCTGAATTAGCACATGATCATAACCTCAGCTATTCAGGCAGTATGTTCCACTTATTGGATCATTATCATGTAACAGGAAATCAAAAGAAATTTGATGAAACAAAGGCCATGATTTTAAAAGTGGGTAAAGGCAGCTCTTATGAAGAGCAGATAAATGAACTACTTGAAAGATATTAAAAGTTAGATTTTTTCAGTTCGAGAAAACGAGGCGAAGCCGTTCATTACAAATGTTCAGGCTTTTCCTTGTATAAAGAGAAAGCATTGAAAACAGATTTAAAAAATAGCACAGATGAATCCTTGATGAAAGCAGTTCAGATCGGTGAACTCAATGCTTTTAATGAAATATATCTGCGATACAGTGACAGATTGCTTTACTTCTTGTACAAGATGTTAGGGCAAGATGAAGCTACTGCTCAGGATATTTTGCAAGAAATCTTCATCACTATTGCTGAAGCTCCGGATAAGTTTGATTGCAATAAAAATTTCAAAACCTGGGTATTTGCAATAGCTGCCAATCGCTGCAAAAATCATTTCAGAGACCATAAAAACAAATTCACTTCCCTACCCGATAATTTTGATCATCAAGATGTGTTTGTAGATACTCAAAATGAAAACGGATTAGAGGAAATGCAGCAAAGACTCAATATGGCAGTGCAAAAATTGCATCCTGCTTATAAAGAAACCTTTGTGCTGCGCTATTTTGAAGGATTGACGAACGAAGAGATCACTGAGATTTTGGATTGCCCATTGGGAACCGTAAAATCAAGACTGCACAATGCTTTGAAAATATTGAACCAGGAACTTAAAGAATTTTATTCTCAATTAAATCTATGATATTATGAGAACTACATTATTGACATTACTTGAAACCAAGAATTTTGAACAGCTCACAAATGATGAGCGATTGTTGGTATTATCAGAAATGACCGCAGAGGAATATCTGGAGCAGAGGAAAATCATTTTAGCGACAAAATCTTTGGCTGCTCAAGAAAGAAAAACTTTGCAGGCAAATCCTTCCATTTTGCTGGCCGCTCAAAACAAGTTCAACACCAATCAAAAAGCAGTTAAAAAAGGCGGATTGCTACTATTATGGCAGCATAAAATCCCAAGCTGGGCTGCAGTAGCAGCTTGTATATTGTTGATGTTTTCTGTTTGGGGATTCAATGAATACAATCAAGACACAACAGAGCGCACTGTGATAACTGAAATTGTAAGAGACACCGTTTATCAGGATAAAATAGTAGAAGTAACAGTTCCGCAAAAGGCAGATACGATTGTGAAAATTGTATACAAAAATGTACCATCTGAAGATAAAGAGGAGCCTATTCAAATTGCATCAAACTACAACGTTTCCGAAGATTTGATCAACCCCAATTTTGAATACACCGATCACCAATACTGCAGTGTGCTTCCTTGCAATGATCTTAGTACAGGATTATCCCGAGCAAACGACTCAATTAGTATGATGTTCAGATAAATTTAAATTTTTGTTGACCAACAAATGCGGTCATAAAAGTTTTCTCCTATTTTTGCAACAGTAATGTGCTTATCACGTCCAAATATTATTATTAATAATTGCTGGTGTTTCTGGAACACCAATAGGACGTATCATGTCTTTATGATGACCCAAATTGGGTAATTAGCACACAGAAGTTCCCGATCTTCTTCGAATCAAATCGGACCAATCAAACATTTTAAATTCAATCTATGTGCTATGGAAACGATAGCAACAAGTAGTGTATTAAAGCCCGTTTCAGAGAGTCGACTGAAATATTTAGAATTGCGGGCCAAGGAATTGGAAGAAAGCATTCAATATGCAGGAAGCTTGCAACGCTCCATTCTTCCCAATGAAAAACTATTCAAAAATGCATTTGATGATGCCTTTGTAATGTTTAAACCAAAGGACATTGTAAGCGGAGATTTTTATTGGATAGCAACATACGGTAATGACGTATATATCGCAGTAGGAGATTGTACAGGACACGGCGTACCGGGAGCCATGGTCAATATTGCCGGCAACACTATTTTAAAGCAGATTATCAGACAAAAAGATGTTTCCAGCCCG
It contains:
- a CDS encoding MOSC domain-containing protein, producing MNKAKVVSVNKSETHNFSKEVCSKITLIKGLGVEGDAHMGSTVKHRSRVKQDPNQPNLRQVHLIHAELFDELKSKGFNISAGDIGENITTHGIDLLNLPKDTLLTIGKSARIQITGLRNPCHQLDLKQNGLMKAVLDTDEKGNLIRKAGIMGIVVEGGEIQAGDEITIELPEKPFVKLERV
- a CDS encoding DUF6624 domain-containing protein; this translates as MEKIALLFILFFYCQLSTAQGPPDKYIQLRDEAAALYKKGEYKASAYKYEEAFNSWDGRSIDNDLYNASCSYALAGIKDSAFKHLNHLASFDFIYNFDWWTIDKDLNSLHDDPRWEEVINQLKANYEKYKAGFNQDFVAFLDSIYIDDQTDRLLYRSYRDNFGLKSPQFDSLNKVIHYKDSINLVKIEAFLDEHGWLSPDSISENGSQTIFLVIQHTSNIEVQVKHLPTVRKAVADGYLNGSNLALLEDRVALKLGKKQLYGTQIGYFADEKRSYVLPVEDPKNINKRRAEVGLPAIQEYVSIWNFEWDLKQYKKDIKKHQKLKKAAKRNAK
- a CDS encoding RNA polymerase sigma factor, with translation MKTDLKNSTDESLMKAVQIGELNAFNEIYLRYSDRLLYFLYKMLGQDEATAQDILQEIFITIAEAPDKFDCNKNFKTWVFAIAANRCKNHFRDHKNKFTSLPDNFDHQDVFVDTQNENGLEEMQQRLNMAVQKLHPAYKETFVLRYFEGLTNEEITEILDCPLGTVKSRLHNALKILNQELKEFYSQLNL